In Mycobacterium sp. Aquia_216, a genomic segment contains:
- a CDS encoding LLM class flavin-dependent oxidoreductase: MRFSIAIPQFDYDVFDGDGLRSYLVRAEELGFDGGWVLEQTVGAAPLLAPLELLSYCAAFTERLRLGVAVLVTSLHEPLQLAQSVAALDRISHGRLDIGVAPGGGGRQFAAFGVDKEHFISYFTEGLDLMKAAWSDQPTVTFHGRFRDVDGLASNPKPVQRPHPPIWFGGLAPKALARAVRLGDSFLGAGSSTTEHFAGAAAIVRREVDEQQKDPAHFTIGKRVYLMVDDDAARARQRVLDGLHRIYGNLIPGIEAVPVSGTPDDVARGLREVIDAGAEMLLLNPVGPDVPQNREQMERLAAEVIPQLG; encoded by the coding sequence GTGAGGTTCTCGATCGCGATTCCGCAGTTCGACTACGACGTTTTCGACGGCGATGGGCTGCGCTCATACCTGGTGCGCGCCGAGGAGCTCGGGTTCGACGGCGGATGGGTGCTCGAGCAGACCGTCGGCGCCGCGCCGCTGCTAGCCCCACTGGAGCTGCTCTCCTACTGCGCTGCTTTCACCGAGCGGCTGCGCCTCGGGGTCGCGGTTCTGGTGACCTCGCTGCACGAGCCGCTGCAGCTGGCCCAGTCGGTGGCCGCCCTCGACCGGATCAGCCATGGACGGCTGGACATCGGCGTGGCACCCGGTGGCGGCGGCCGCCAATTCGCCGCCTTCGGGGTGGACAAGGAACACTTCATCTCGTATTTCACCGAGGGCCTCGACCTGATGAAGGCGGCCTGGTCAGATCAGCCCACGGTGACGTTCCACGGCCGGTTCCGGGACGTCGACGGCCTGGCTTCCAACCCGAAACCGGTGCAGCGACCGCACCCGCCGATCTGGTTCGGCGGTCTCGCCCCGAAGGCCTTGGCCAGGGCGGTGCGCCTCGGCGACTCGTTCCTGGGCGCGGGATCGTCGACGACTGAGCACTTCGCCGGCGCGGCCGCCATCGTCCGCCGCGAGGTCGACGAACAACAGAAGGACCCGGCACACTTCACCATCGGAAAGCGCGTCTACCTGATGGTCGACGACGACGCGGCACGCGCCCGCCAGCGGGTTCTCGACGGGTTGCATCGCATCTACGGCAACCTGATTCCCGGCATCGAAGCGGTACCGGTGTCCGGCACCCCCGACGACGTCGCCCGCGGGCTACGAGAGGTGATCGATGCCGGCGCCGAGATGCTACTACTCAACCCCGTCGGACCGGACGTGCCGCAGAACCGCGAGCAGATGGAACGCCTTGCCGCAGAGGTGATTCCGCAGCTAGGTTAG
- a CDS encoding class I SAM-dependent methyltransferase: MTADTGRTEGDSWDLANSVGATATMVAASRAVASQGPNPLLDDPLADPLVRAVGLDPFVRIIDGEIDLEDDALLNRKVHSEQITVRTRFFDEFFTDATKAGIRQAVILASGLDTRAYRLDWPTGTVVYEIDQPQVIAFKTDTLAGIGAAPTADRRTISIDLRGDWPAALREAGFDITQPAAWSAEGLLPYLPPEAQDRLFDHITALSAPGSRLATEHVSDPNAFSDERLQRISERWQSFGFSLNAADLFYRGERNVVVDYLSTHNWEVTAHSAKELYARNGFEFPENELMAAFGDLSYVAATLR; the protein is encoded by the coding sequence ATGACCGCCGACACTGGACGCACCGAAGGCGACAGCTGGGACCTGGCCAACAGCGTGGGAGCGACGGCCACCATGGTGGCCGCATCCCGCGCCGTGGCGTCGCAGGGGCCCAATCCGCTGCTGGACGATCCGCTGGCTGATCCGCTCGTCCGGGCCGTGGGGTTGGATCCCTTCGTCCGGATCATCGACGGGGAGATCGACCTCGAGGACGACGCCCTGCTGAACCGCAAAGTGCACAGCGAGCAGATCACCGTGCGGACCAGGTTTTTCGACGAGTTCTTCACCGACGCGACGAAGGCCGGCATCAGGCAGGCGGTGATCCTGGCATCCGGCCTGGACACCAGGGCCTACCGCTTGGACTGGCCGACGGGCACTGTGGTCTACGAGATCGACCAGCCACAGGTCATCGCATTCAAAACCGACACGCTGGCGGGCATCGGCGCCGCTCCGACAGCCGACCGCCGCACGATCAGCATTGACCTCCGGGGCGACTGGCCAGCGGCGTTGCGAGAGGCCGGTTTTGACATCACCCAACCCGCCGCGTGGAGTGCCGAGGGTCTGCTGCCCTACCTGCCGCCCGAGGCTCAGGACCGGTTGTTCGACCACATCACCGCGCTCTCCGCGCCGGGCAGCCGGCTGGCCACCGAGCATGTCTCGGACCCCAACGCATTCTCCGATGAGCGTTTGCAGCGCATCAGCGAGCGGTGGCAGAGCTTCGGCTTCAGCCTCAACGCGGCCGACCTGTTCTACCGGGGCGAGCGCAACGTCGTGGTGGACTACCTGAGCACTCACAACTGGGAGGTCACCGCGCACTCCGCCAAAGAGTTGTATGCGCGCAACGGGTTCGAGTTCCCGGAGAACGAGCTGATGGCCGCCTTCGGTGACTTGAGCTATGTCGCCGCCACGCTGAGGTAG
- the sppA gene encoding signal peptide peptidase SppA — protein MFAFLPSLPGVDDVRALAGRVDTVRHHGVPAGCVLEFNLRSVPPETAGFDPVALITGAERPLTLREAVAAIHRAAEDPRVAGLIARVQLAASPPAAVQELREAIAAFSAVKPSLAWAETYPGTLSYYLASAFSEVWMQPSGSVGLIGFASEATFLRAALEKAGIDAEFVARGEYKSAANVFTEDGFTDAHREAVTRMLESLQDQVWRAIAESRDIESTALDALADRAPLLRDDAVASGLVDRIGFRDQAHTRIAELIGVEGVSVDEGDAEADPEKLAPRLNLARYAAASRSRLVPPAPPIPGRRSKPTFAVITLQGPIVNGRGGPQFLPFGNSSVGGDTIAAALREAAADDSVSAIVLRIDSPGGSVTASETIWREVARARERGKPVVASMGSVAASGGYYAAMAADVIVANPATITGSIGVITGKLVFRDLKERLGVISDAVRTNANADAWSTDVPFTAQQRADREAEADLIYADFVQRVAEGRKLSTEAVDAVAQGRVWTGADALEHGLVDELGGLRTAVRRAKVLAGLDEDSEVRVASFPGSSLLQLVRPRASSQPAAASLPDALGILLGRSVAAIVENLEQAVSGASALWLGGSRF, from the coding sequence ATGTTCGCGTTTCTGCCTTCGCTGCCCGGCGTCGACGACGTGCGTGCCCTGGCCGGCCGCGTCGATACGGTCCGCCACCACGGCGTCCCCGCCGGATGTGTGCTCGAGTTCAACCTGCGTTCGGTGCCGCCCGAGACGGCAGGCTTCGACCCGGTGGCGCTCATCACCGGCGCGGAGCGGCCGCTAACTTTGCGTGAGGCGGTTGCCGCGATCCACCGCGCCGCCGAGGATCCTCGGGTGGCCGGGCTGATCGCTCGCGTGCAGCTCGCGGCCTCGCCACCGGCGGCGGTCCAGGAGCTGCGCGAGGCGATCGCGGCGTTCAGCGCCGTCAAGCCATCGCTGGCCTGGGCCGAGACCTACCCGGGCACGCTGTCCTACTACCTGGCGTCGGCGTTCAGCGAGGTCTGGATGCAGCCCTCGGGAAGCGTGGGGCTGATCGGCTTCGCGAGCGAAGCGACCTTTCTGCGGGCCGCGCTGGAAAAGGCGGGGATCGACGCCGAGTTCGTCGCCAGAGGCGAATACAAGTCGGCGGCAAACGTTTTCACCGAGGACGGCTTCACCGACGCGCACCGCGAAGCCGTGACCCGGATGCTGGAGAGCCTGCAAGACCAGGTGTGGCGGGCGATCGCCGAATCTCGCGACATCGAGTCCACCGCGCTCGATGCGCTGGCCGACCGGGCCCCGCTGCTGCGCGATGACGCCGTGGCCTCGGGTCTGGTCGACCGGATCGGCTTCCGTGACCAGGCCCACACCCGCATCGCGGAACTGATTGGCGTGGAAGGTGTTTCGGTCGACGAAGGCGACGCCGAGGCCGACCCGGAAAAGCTGGCACCGCGGCTGAATCTGGCACGCTACGCCGCAGCCTCGCGGTCGCGGCTGGTCCCGCCGGCGCCGCCGATTCCCGGCCGCCGGTCCAAGCCCACCTTCGCCGTGATCACCCTGCAGGGTCCGATTGTCAACGGGCGCGGTGGGCCCCAGTTCCTGCCGTTCGGCAATTCTAGCGTCGGCGGTGACACAATCGCGGCGGCTCTGCGTGAGGCGGCGGCCGACGATTCGGTGTCGGCGATCGTGCTGCGGATCGACAGCCCCGGAGGCTCGGTCACGGCGTCCGAGACCATCTGGCGTGAGGTGGCCCGGGCCCGCGAACGCGGCAAACCGGTTGTGGCATCGATGGGCTCGGTGGCCGCCTCGGGTGGTTACTATGCCGCGATGGCCGCTGACGTGATCGTGGCCAACCCTGCCACGATCACCGGTTCGATCGGTGTGATCACCGGGAAGCTGGTGTTCCGGGATCTCAAGGAACGGCTGGGAGTCATCTCAGATGCGGTGCGCACCAACGCCAATGCCGACGCGTGGTCGACCGATGTGCCGTTCACGGCGCAGCAGCGGGCCGATCGAGAGGCCGAGGCGGACTTGATTTACGCCGACTTCGTGCAGCGCGTCGCCGAAGGCCGCAAGCTGAGCACCGAGGCCGTGGATGCGGTTGCCCAGGGCCGGGTGTGGACGGGCGCCGACGCCCTCGAGCATGGCTTGGTCGACGAACTCGGGGGGCTTCGCACCGCGGTACGCCGAGCCAAAGTCCTGGCAGGCCTGGATGAGGACAGCGAAGTCCGGGTGGCCAGCTTCCCGGGATCCTCGCTGCTTCAGCTGGTGCGACCCCGGGCGTCCTCGCAACCGGCCGCCGCGTCGCTGCCGGACGCGCTGGGCATACTGCTCGGCCGCTCGGTGGCCGCGATCGTGGAAAACCTCGAGCAGGCGGTCAGCGGCGCCAGCGCGCTGTGGCTGGGGGGGTCACGCTTCTAA
- a CDS encoding class I SAM-dependent methyltransferase: MPRAHDDNWDLASSVGATATMVATGRAMATKDPRGLINDPFAEPLVRAVGVDFFTKMMDGTLDLSAIENATPIRMQSMIDGMAARTRYFDDYFIAATAAGVRQVVILASGLDARAYRMPWPTETVVYEIDQPQVIDFKTTTLAGIGAQPTATWHPIPIDLRADWPAALLAAGFDTSTPTAWLAEGLLIYLPPEAQDRLFDNITALSAPGSTIATEFVPGIVDFDADRVREMSDSFRDHGVDIDMASLVYAGQRNHVVDYLGVKGWAVEGVTRTELFKHHNMDVPAPENDDPLGEIIFISGPLTG, encoded by the coding sequence ATGCCTCGTGCACACGACGACAACTGGGATCTGGCGTCCAGCGTGGGCGCGACCGCGACCATGGTCGCGACCGGACGCGCCATGGCGACGAAGGATCCCCGCGGTTTGATCAACGATCCGTTCGCCGAGCCACTCGTGCGCGCGGTGGGGGTGGATTTCTTCACCAAGATGATGGACGGCACGCTCGATCTGTCGGCCATCGAGAACGCAACGCCGATCCGCATGCAGTCGATGATCGACGGAATGGCGGCGCGCACGAGGTATTTCGACGATTACTTCATCGCCGCCACCGCCGCAGGTGTGCGACAAGTGGTGATTCTCGCGTCCGGATTGGACGCACGCGCCTACCGGATGCCGTGGCCCACCGAAACGGTCGTGTACGAAATCGACCAGCCGCAGGTAATCGACTTCAAGACAACCACTTTGGCCGGCATCGGGGCCCAGCCCACCGCAACCTGGCACCCCATTCCGATCGACCTGCGTGCGGACTGGCCGGCGGCACTACTAGCCGCCGGATTCGACACCTCGACACCGACCGCGTGGTTGGCCGAGGGCCTGCTGATCTATCTGCCGCCGGAGGCCCAGGACCGGTTGTTCGACAACATCACCGCACTCAGCGCGCCGGGCAGCACCATCGCCACCGAATTCGTGCCGGGCATAGTGGATTTCGATGCCGACCGGGTGCGGGAGATGTCCGACTCCTTCCGCGACCACGGCGTGGACATCGACATGGCGTCGCTGGTTTACGCCGGACAACGCAACCACGTCGTCGACTACCTGGGGGTTAAGGGCTGGGCTGTCGAGGGTGTCACGCGTACCGAGCTGTTCAAACACCACAACATGGACGTCCCCGCACCGGAAAACGACGACCCGCTGGGTGAGATCATCTTCATCAGCGGCCCGCTCACCGGTTAG